A genome region from Tolypothrix sp. PCC 7712 includes the following:
- a CDS encoding alpha/beta fold hydrolase, which yields MNLTTQQLPSATLEKFLWTWRGYKIQYTVMGTGEPLVLVHGFGASIGHWRKNIPALAKAGYQVFAVDLLGFGGSEKAPIDYSLEIWVELLKDFWYAHINQPAVFIGNSIGALISLMVLAEHPEMAAGGVLINSAGGLSHRPHELNPPLRVVMAAFNKVVRSPLTGKFVFNRIRQKSQIRRTLYQVYRNREAVTDELVDLLYTPACDPGAQKVFASILTAPAGPTPGELLPKVERPLLVIWGADDPWTPITGAKIYEEARENGKAIKVIPIPNAGHCPHDEVPDIVNSQIVDWLAQR from the coding sequence ATGAATTTAACTACCCAACAGTTACCTTCAGCCACTTTAGAAAAATTCCTTTGGACTTGGCGGGGCTATAAAATTCAGTACACTGTCATGGGTACAGGAGAACCCCTAGTACTAGTACATGGCTTTGGCGCTTCGATTGGACATTGGCGCAAAAATATTCCAGCTTTAGCAAAAGCAGGTTATCAAGTTTTCGCTGTAGATTTGTTGGGTTTTGGTGGTTCCGAAAAAGCACCAATTGATTACAGTTTGGAAATTTGGGTAGAACTGCTCAAAGATTTTTGGTATGCACACATCAATCAACCTGCCGTATTTATCGGTAACTCCATTGGTGCATTAATCAGCTTAATGGTACTGGCAGAACATCCAGAAATGGCCGCAGGTGGTGTTTTAATTAACTCTGCTGGTGGTTTAAGCCATCGTCCCCATGAATTGAACCCACCATTAAGGGTTGTGATGGCAGCATTTAATAAAGTAGTGCGATCGCCCCTCACAGGCAAGTTTGTCTTTAACCGCATCCGTCAAAAATCCCAAATTCGCCGCACACTTTATCAGGTTTATCGTAACCGGGAAGCTGTTACTGATGAATTAGTTGATTTACTTTATACTCCCGCTTGCGACCCTGGCGCGCAGAAAGTCTTTGCATCGATTCTTACAGCCCCTGCTGGGCCTACTCCTGGGGAACTTTTGCCTAAAGTTGAACGTCCTTTATTAGTAATTTGGGGTGCTGACGATCCTTGGACACCAATTACGGGGGCAAAGATTTACGAAGAAGCGCGTGAGAATGGTAAAGCCATCAAAGTTATCCCCATTCCCAACGCTGGTCATTGTCCTCATGATGAAGTTCCAGATATTGTCAATTCCCAAATTGTGGATTGGCTAGCGCAAAGGTGA
- a CDS encoding serine/threonine protein kinase: MGLDVQNGYQGNVPVHKYPDFSQQGYQVIRELGRNRQAGRTTYLAHALKTEQKIVIKEFRFAHAIPDSSVVKAYESEIAILQQINHARVPRYVDSFATPAGFYMLQEYKNAPSLASQYSFHPEEIKKIAISVLEILVDLQKRVSPIIHRDIKPENLLVDQQFNAYLVDFGLARNKGAKMTLSSFAVGTPGFMPPEEQFGYPLTEASDLYSLGATLICLLTNTRSVNISHLIDDKYRFKVQKLLPQINPYFKRWIMKMVEYKRQHRYANAAVALEVLKTIPVLGNATAWETLAATIKRKKKIFVLGLATIGTIATAGKTLIIAQSENIHKQTLETRECHAFNAIASCLNKPNH; the protein is encoded by the coding sequence ATGGGGCTTGATGTGCAAAATGGATATCAAGGGAATGTTCCCGTCCATAAATATCCAGATTTTTCTCAGCAAGGCTATCAAGTTATCCGAGAACTAGGACGCAATCGACAAGCAGGACGTACTACGTATTTAGCTCATGCGCTTAAAACTGAGCAAAAAATCGTAATTAAAGAGTTCCGTTTTGCCCATGCGATTCCTGATTCGTCAGTCGTAAAAGCTTATGAAAGTGAAATTGCAATTCTGCAACAAATAAATCATGCACGCGTTCCCCGCTATGTTGATTCTTTTGCAACACCAGCGGGTTTTTATATGTTGCAGGAATATAAAAATGCCCCTTCTTTAGCATCACAATACAGCTTTCATCCAGAAGAAATCAAAAAAATTGCTATCTCAGTATTAGAAATTTTGGTTGATTTACAAAAGCGAGTTTCTCCAATTATCCATCGGGATATAAAACCAGAAAATTTGTTAGTTGATCAGCAATTTAATGCTTATTTAGTTGATTTCGGTTTGGCTCGCAACAAAGGTGCAAAAATGACTCTCAGCAGTTTTGCTGTTGGCACACCAGGTTTTATGCCACCAGAAGAACAATTTGGATATCCCTTAACGGAGGCATCCGATTTATATAGTTTAGGAGCTACATTGATTTGCTTATTGACTAATACTCGTTCCGTAAATATTAGTCATTTAATTGATGATAAATATCGCTTCAAGGTGCAAAAACTACTACCTCAAATCAACCCATACTTCAAGCGCTGGATAATGAAAATGGTAGAATATAAACGCCAGCATCGATATGCTAATGCAGCAGTTGCTTTAGAAGTATTAAAAACAATTCCAGTACTTGGTAATGCTACAGCTTGGGAAACTTTAGCAGCTACTATAAAGAGGAAAAAGAAAATTTTTGTGTTGGGATTAGCAACTATTGGTACAATCGCTACTGCTGGGAAAACCTTAATAATAGCTCAATCAGAAAATATTCATAAGCAAACACTAGAAACAAGAGAATGTCACGCATTTAATGCAATTGCTAGTTGTCTCAATAAACCTAACCATTAA
- a CDS encoding type I restriction endonuclease — translation MVQIIQAKDVSLNQLIEQFNLQRNDDENFFGEWRDNLPELNELEKQNVAEIKAEYQHLSRYPILEPVVKMVVLSPLLRLAGFYQPPFYIAAEEEVEISSEDEGTIIRGRIDILVFHPPLWVLVIKAKRAQYSLTVAIPQALAYMLADTTPEKPVFGFVTNGNEFRFIKLIKAETPQYALSDFFALDSRDDLYTVIKILKRLADLIRNS, via the coding sequence ATGGTTCAGATTATTCAGGCAAAAGATGTCAGCCTCAATCAACTAATTGAGCAATTTAATTTACAACGTAATGATGATGAAAATTTCTTTGGTGAGTGGCGAGATAATTTACCAGAACTCAATGAGTTAGAAAAGCAAAATGTCGCAGAAATTAAAGCTGAATATCAGCATTTATCTCGATATCCCATTTTAGAACCTGTAGTCAAAATGGTGGTACTTTCCCCACTATTGCGTCTAGCAGGTTTTTATCAACCACCTTTTTACATTGCTGCTGAGGAAGAAGTGGAAATTTCTTCGGAAGATGAAGGCACAATCATTCGAGGACGCATTGATATATTGGTATTTCATCCACCATTATGGGTGCTGGTAATTAAGGCAAAAAGAGCGCAATATTCTTTAACTGTTGCCATTCCCCAAGCATTAGCTTATATGTTAGCTGATACCACTCCAGAAAAACCTGTTTTTGGCTTTGTCACTAATGGTAATGAATTTAGATTTATCAAACTGATCAAAGCTGAAACTCCTCAATACGCTCTATCCGATTTCTTCGCTTTAGATAGCCGGGATGACCTTTATACTGTCATCAAAATATTAAAACGCCTAGCTGATTTAATTCGTAATTCGTAG
- a CDS encoding AAA-like domain-containing protein yields MTKYQYQVGGSLPQDAPTYVRRQADDDIYEGLTQGEFCYVLNSRQMGKSSLRVQVMQRLQNEGFACAVIDITSIGTADITPEQWYAGVIDTLVGSLDLYNSFDLDTWWTENGLLSPVQHLSKFIETVLLKIITEKIVIFIDEIDSILSLSFNLDDFFAVIRDCYNRRATHADYNRLTFALIGVSTPSDLIQDKRRTPFNIGRAIDLTGFQLHEAEPLARGLAAEGDSGELMRVVLAWTGGQPFLTQKVCKLVVGLGKGEGGNGEREKGEESKIQNPKSKIEGLVEDLVRRRIIENWEAQDEPEHLKTIRDRIMAGGEEKAGRLLALCQQISQQGEIAADDSAEQTELRLTGLVVKRDGKLRIYNRIYAEVFKPEWSEKLLAKLRPYSDAFNAWVESQQQDESRLLRGKTLQDAQEWATGKSLSDLDYRFLAASQELEKRDVQRRLEAEEQAKQVLAEANRKANRRIQVGAVVLGLAMVGAAASLMLAQYQLGQARLARTETDKAQTELKKAQTETETTKQENQRISVENKNLSAQAAQAQQNLNNATAKLKTANAKVNEAQQKVTLAESKVEAANAKVSQAEGQAKEAVEQRQAAQQQREEAVAGLNRAREEQKQAQQELQTAKTALNAAVNARAKADEDRKIALKATQLEQDGTNALGLFTSSKEIEGLLLAMQTGKELKTLVKNKKSLADYPAYSPLFSLQTILLNIREQNRLEGHSDYVRSVVFSPDGKTLASASLDKTIKLWNRDTGKEISTLTGHSDSVISVVFSPDGKTIASASGDKTIKLWNRDTGKEISTLTGHSNSVISVVFSPDGKTLASASLDKTIKLWNRDTGKEISTLTGHSDSVISVVFSPDGKTLASASTDNTIKLWNRDTGKEISTLTGHSDSVISVVFSPDGKTIASASGDKTIKLWNRDTGKEISTLTGHSNSVISVVFSPDGKTLASASLDKTIKLWNRDTGKEISTLTGHSDSVISVVFSPDGKTLASASTDNTIKLWNRDTGKEIFTLTGHSDYVISVVFSPDGKTLASASWDNTIKLWNRGTGKEISTLTGHSDYVRSVVFSPDGKTLASASGDNTIKLWNRGTGKEISTLTGHSDYVISVVFSPDGKTLASASGDNTIKLWNRDTGKEISTLTGHSSSVNSVVFSLNGKTLASASTDNTIKLWNRDTGKEISTLTGHSDSVISVVFSPDGKTLASASDDKTIQLWNRDTGKEIFTLTGHSDSVFRVVFSPDGKTLASASWDNTIKLWNWETGKEIATLNGHSDGVMSIVFSPDGKTLASASDDNTIKLWNRETGKEISTLTGHSNSVNSVVFSPDGKTLASASTDKTIKLWNREMGKEISTLTGHSNSVNSVVFSPDGKTLASASADKTIKLWNREMGKEISTLTGHSNSVNSVVFSPDGKTLASASADKTIKLWNLSLDDLLAQGCSWLKGYLVSHPDEAKVCKGR; encoded by the coding sequence ATGACAAAGTACCAGTATCAAGTCGGGGGGAGTTTGCCCCAAGATGCGCCAACTTATGTCAGACGACAAGCTGACGATGACATCTATGAAGGCTTGACCCAGGGTGAGTTTTGTTATGTCCTCAATTCCCGGCAGATGGGCAAGTCTAGTTTGCGGGTGCAGGTGATGCAACGGTTACAAAATGAAGGCTTTGCCTGTGCGGTGATTGATATTACTTCTATTGGCACAGCAGATATTACCCCAGAACAGTGGTATGCAGGGGTGATTGATACCCTAGTGGGGAGTTTGGATCTTTATAACAGCTTTGATTTAGATACTTGGTGGACAGAGAATGGCTTGCTTTCCCCTGTGCAGCATTTGAGTAAGTTTATCGAAACGGTTTTACTCAAAATAATTACTGAGAAGATAGTAATTTTTATTGACGAAATTGACAGCATTCTCAGTCTTTCGTTCAACTTAGATGATTTTTTTGCCGTGATTCGCGATTGCTATAACCGCAGGGCTACCCATGCAGATTATAATCGCCTGACTTTTGCTTTGATTGGGGTGTCTACCCCCTCAGACCTAATTCAAGATAAACGCCGCACTCCTTTTAATATTGGGCGGGCAATTGATTTAACTGGCTTTCAACTCCATGAGGCGGAACCTTTGGCGCGGGGGTTGGCGGCGGAGGGTGATTCTGGGGAGTTGATGCGGGTGGTGTTGGCGTGGACGGGGGGACAGCCGTTTTTGACGCAGAAGGTTTGTAAGTTGGTGGTGGGATTGGGGAAGGGGGAAGGGGGAAACGGGGAAAGGGAGAAAGGGGAAGAATCTAAAATCCAAAATCCAAAATCCAAAATTGAGGGGTTGGTTGAGGATTTGGTGAGGAGGCGGATTATTGAGAATTGGGAGGCGCAGGATGAGCCGGAGCATTTGAAGACGATCCGGGACAGGATTATGGCGGGGGGGGAAGAGAAGGCTGGAAGGTTGTTGGCGTTGTGTCAGCAGATTTCGCAGCAGGGAGAGATAGCGGCTGATGATAGTGCTGAACAAACTGAGTTGCGGTTAACGGGTTTGGTGGTGAAGCGGGATGGGAAGCTGCGAATTTATAACCGGATTTATGCTGAGGTGTTTAAGCCGGAATGGAGTGAAAAGCTTTTGGCAAAGCTGCGCCCATATTCTGATGCTTTTAATGCTTGGGTGGAGTCGCAACAACAAGATGAGTCGCGGTTGTTGCGGGGAAAGACTTTGCAAGATGCTCAAGAATGGGCGACGGGTAAAAGTTTAAGCGATTTGGATTATCGGTTTTTGGCTGCTAGTCAGGAATTAGAAAAGCGTGATGTGCAAAGGCGGTTGGAGGCGGAAGAACAGGCGAAGCAAGTTTTGGCAGAGGCGAACCGCAAAGCTAATCGACGGATTCAAGTTGGTGCTGTGGTGCTGGGGTTGGCAATGGTGGGGGCAGCAGCATCGTTAATGTTGGCTCAATATCAATTAGGGCAAGCACGATTAGCTAGGACAGAAACGGATAAGGCTCAAACAGAGCTAAAAAAAGCGCAAACAGAAACAGAAACCACTAAGCAAGAGAATCAGCGCATATCGGTAGAGAATAAAAATTTATCAGCGCAAGCAGCACAAGCACAACAAAATCTAAATAATGCAACTGCAAAGTTGAAAACTGCAAATGCCAAAGTGAATGAGGCACAGCAAAAAGTGACATTAGCGGAAAGCAAAGTGGAAGCAGCTAACGCCAAGGTTAGTCAAGCTGAGGGACAGGCAAAGGAAGCAGTTGAACAACGACAAGCAGCACAACAGCAGCGTGAAGAAGCTGTTGCAGGTTTAAATCGGGCTAGGGAAGAACAAAAGCAGGCGCAACAAGAATTACAAACTGCTAAAACTGCTCTGAATGCAGCCGTTAATGCCCGTGCAAAGGCAGATGAAGACCGAAAAATTGCTTTAAAAGCTACCCAATTAGAACAAGATGGAACAAATGCTTTGGGATTGTTTACATCTTCAAAGGAAATAGAGGGGCTACTGTTAGCAATGCAGACTGGAAAAGAACTAAAAACTCTGGTAAAGAATAAAAAATCTTTAGCAGATTATCCTGCTTATAGCCCTTTGTTTAGTTTACAAACCATTTTATTAAATATTCGCGAACAAAATCGCTTGGAAGGGCATAGCGATTATGTCAGAAGCGTCGTCTTCAGCCCCGATGGCAAAACTTTAGCTTCCGCCAGTCTTGACAAGACCATCAAATTGTGGAATCGGGACACAGGCAAAGAAATTTCTACCCTGACTGGGCATAGCGATTCGGTCATCAGCGTCGTCTTCAGCCCTGATGGTAAAACTATAGCTTCCGCCAGTGGTGACAAGACCATCAAATTGTGGAATCGGGACACAGGCAAAGAAATTTCCACCTTGACTGGGCATAGCAATTCGGTCATCAGCGTCGTCTTCAGCCCCGATGGCAAAACTTTAGCTTCCGCCAGTCTTGACAAGACCATCAAATTGTGGAATCGGGACACAGGCAAAGAAATTTCCACCCTGACTGGGCATAGCGATTCGGTCATCAGCGTCGTCTTCAGCCCCGATGGTAAAACTTTAGCTTCCGCCAGTACTGACAACACCATCAAATTGTGGAATCGGGACACAGGCAAAGAAATTTCTACCCTGACTGGGCATAGCGATTCGGTCATCAGCGTCGTCTTCAGCCCTGATGGTAAAACTATAGCTTCCGCCAGTGGTGACAAGACCATCAAATTGTGGAATCGGGACACAGGCAAAGAAATTTCCACCTTGACTGGGCATAGCAATTCGGTCATCAGCGTCGTCTTCAGCCCCGATGGCAAAACTTTAGCTTCCGCCAGTCTTGACAAGACCATCAAATTGTGGAATCGGGACACAGGCAAAGAAATTTCCACCCTGACTGGGCATAGCGATTCGGTCATCAGCGTCGTCTTCAGCCCCGATGGTAAAACTTTAGCTTCCGCCAGTACTGACAACACCATCAAATTGTGGAATCGGGACACAGGCAAAGAAATTTTCACCCTGACTGGGCATAGCGATTATGTCATCAGCGTCGTCTTCAGCCCCGATGGCAAAACTTTAGCTTCCGCCAGTTGGGACAACACCATCAAATTATGGAATCGGGGCACAGGCAAAGAAATTTCCACCCTGACTGGGCATAGCGATTATGTCAGAAGCGTCGTCTTCAGCCCCGATGGCAAAACTTTAGCTTCCGCCAGTGGTGACAACACCATCAAATTATGGAATCGGGGCACAGGCAAAGAAATTTCCACCCTGACTGGGCATAGCGATTATGTCATCAGCGTCGTCTTCAGCCCCGATGGCAAAACTTTAGCTTCCGCCAGTGGTGACAACACCATCAAATTGTGGAATCGGGACACAGGCAAAGAAATTTCCACCCTGACTGGGCATAGCTCATCGGTAAACAGCGTCGTCTTCAGCCTCAATGGCAAAACGTTAGCTTCCGCCAGTACTGATAACACCATCAAATTGTGGAATCGGGACACAGGCAAAGAAATTTCCACCCTGACTGGGCATAGCGATTCGGTCATCAGCGTCGTGTTCAGCCCCGATGGCAAAACTTTAGCTTCCGCTAGTGATGACAAGACCATCCAATTGTGGAATCGGGACACAGGTAAAGAAATTTTCACCCTGACTGGGCATAGCGATTCGGTCTTCAGGGTCGTGTTCAGCCCCGATGGCAAAACTTTAGCTTCCGCTAGTTGGGACAACACCATCAAATTGTGGAATTGGGAGACGGGCAAAGAAATTGCCACTCTCAATGGCCATAGCGATGGGGTCATGAGCATCGTCTTCAGCCCCGATGGCAAAACTTTAGCTTCCGCTAGTGATGACAACACCATCAAATTGTGGAATCGGGAGACGGGCAAAGAAATTTCCACCCTGACTGGGCATAGCAATTCGGTAAACAGCGTCGTGTTCAGCCCCGATGGTAAAACTTTAGCGTCCGCTAGTACTGACAAGACCATCAAATTGTGGAATCGGGAGATGGGCAAAGAAATTTCCACCCTGACTGGGCATAGCAATTCGGTAAACAGCGTCGTTTTTAGCCCCGATGGTAAAACTTTAGCTTCCGCCAGTGCTGACAAGACCATCAAATTGTGGAATCGGGAGATGGGCAAAGAAATTTCCACCCTGACTGGGCATAGCAATTCGGTAAACAGCGTCGTTTTTAGCCCCGATGGTAAAACTTTAGCTTCCGCCAGTGCTGACAAGACCATCAAATTGTGGAATCTGAGTCTTGATGATTTATTAGCCCAGGGTTGCAGTTGGCTGAAGGGTTATTTGGTTAGCCATCCTGATGAGGCGAAGGTGTGTAAGGGAAGGTAG
- a CDS encoding FecR domain-containing protein, producing the protein MLQKFLPLLVIGVWGAIALPLSGRANATIPLTRAEIQELRNLVQLIPRNSPKKRPARKSDAMIPGDGLSTGRKSLADLRFNDGSLARIGEQAVFQFLPKTRNFRLSNGTVLLLIPPGRGQTRIQTPNAAAAIRGSALFVRYDEQTDTTIVGALTNSGIEVSNKASQSQVLEAGQLMVIVKGRFQGLYDFDLRNFYETSDLVRGLDLTRQNLAPTPDPAIASVQAETAAAVATQTPLKGEGVVENPSFLQLTASSSNSANQDSASEDSKSETSSATNSETDKKGSSLNGSQESLPVESIVDNGQTQSDEQVRNNTDTTQKPPIPDNGGNPPVIDDGGGNPPKPDDGGNPPVIDDGGGNPPKPDDGGNPPVIDDGGGNPPKPDDGGNPPVIDDGGGNPPKPDDGGNPPVIDDGGGNPPKPDDGGNPPVIDDGGGNPPKPDDGGNPPVIDDGGGNPPKPDDGGNPPVIDDGGGNPPKPDDGGNPPKPDDGGNPPKPDDGGNPPVIDDGGGNPPKPDDGGNPPVIDDGGGNPPKPDDGGNRPPHNGGNRPPHDGGNRPPHDGGNRPPHDGGNKPPNDGGVKPPNTGGGNKPPNTGGNKPPNDGGNKPPNTGGYKPPTPSGGTTPPNTGGTTPPNTGGTTPPNAGGTTPPNTGGTTPPNTGGTTPPNTGGTTPPNTGGTTPPNTGGTTPPNTGGTTPPNTGGTTPPNTGGTTPPNTGGTTPPNTGGTTPPNTGGTTPPNTGGTTPPNAGGTTPPNTGGITPPNTGGITPPNAGGTTPPNTGGITPPNAGGITPPNTGGTTPPNTGGITPPNTGGITPPNTGEGITLPTPSSGITSPNDGAVKPPTPGEGITPPTPSGGTTPPTPSGGTTLPTPGEGITPPTPSGGTTPPTPDGGTTPPTPDGGTTPTPQ; encoded by the coding sequence ATGCTGCAAAAATTTTTACCACTTTTAGTGATTGGTGTGTGGGGAGCGATCGCCTTGCCTTTGTCAGGGCGGGCCAATGCAACAATTCCTCTCACCAGAGCTGAGATTCAGGAATTGCGTAACTTAGTACAGCTAATTCCCCGAAATAGCCCTAAGAAGCGTCCAGCGCGCAAATCCGATGCGATGATTCCTGGTGATGGTTTATCCACTGGTAGAAAGTCCCTTGCAGATTTACGTTTCAATGATGGCTCTCTAGCAAGGATTGGAGAACAAGCAGTATTTCAGTTTTTACCGAAAACGCGCAATTTTCGACTCTCCAATGGCACAGTATTATTACTGATTCCACCTGGTAGGGGGCAAACACGGATACAAACACCCAATGCAGCAGCAGCAATTCGGGGTTCAGCATTATTTGTCCGTTATGACGAACAAACCGACACGACAATTGTCGGTGCGCTTACCAATAGCGGGATAGAAGTATCTAATAAAGCTTCTCAAAGTCAGGTGCTAGAAGCCGGGCAACTGATGGTAATTGTTAAAGGTAGATTTCAAGGTTTATACGATTTTGACCTGAGAAATTTTTATGAAACTAGTGATTTAGTTCGAGGGCTTGATTTAACTAGACAGAATCTTGCACCAACACCAGACCCTGCGATCGCCAGCGTTCAAGCTGAAACTGCAGCTGCTGTAGCTACACAGACACCACTTAAAGGCGAGGGAGTTGTCGAAAATCCCTCATTTTTACAGCTAACAGCTAGTTCTTCCAATTCTGCCAATCAAGATTCTGCCTCCGAAGATAGTAAAAGCGAAACTAGCAGCGCAACTAATAGCGAAACTGATAAAAAAGGGTCTTCATTAAACGGAAGCCAAGAAAGTCTGCCAGTAGAATCCATTGTGGACAATGGGCAAACTCAATCAGATGAGCAAGTACGTAATAATACTGATACTACTCAAAAACCACCAATTCCAGATAATGGTGGTAACCCCCCTGTAATTGATGATGGTGGCGGGAACCCACCGAAACCAGATGATGGCGGGAATCCACCTGTAATTGATGATGGCGGCGGGAACCCACCGAAACCAGATGATGGTGGGAATCCACCTGTAATTGATGATGGTGGCGGGAACCCACCGAAACCAGATGATGGCGGGAATCCACCTGTAATTGATGATGGCGGCGGGAACCCACCGAAACCAGATGATGGCGGGAACCCACCTGTAATTGATGATGGCGGCGGGAACCCACCGAAACCAGATGATGGCGGGAATCCACCTGTAATTGATGATGGCGGCGGGAACCCACCGAAACCAGATGATGGCGGGAATCCACCTGTAATTGATGATGGCGGCGGAAATCCACCGAAACCAGATGATGGCGGGAACCCACCTGTAATTGATGATGGTGGCGGGAACCCACCAAAACCAGATGATGGCGGGAACCCACCGAAACCAGATGATGGCGGAAATCCACCGAAACCAGATGATGGCGGGAATCCACCTGTAATTGATGATGGCGGCGGGAACCCACCGAAACCAGATGATGGCGGGAATCCACCTGTAATTGATGATGGCGGCGGAAATCCACCGAAACCAGATGATGGCGGCAATAGACCACCCCATAATGGCGGCAATAGACCTCCTCATGATGGCGGTAATAGACCTCCCCATGATGGCGGCAATAGACCTCCTCATGATGGCGGTAATAAACCACCTAATGATGGCGGAGTCAAACCACCCAATACTGGCGGCGGTAATAAACCACCCAATACTGGCGGTAATAAACCGCCTAATGATGGTGGTAATAAACCACCCAATACGGGTGGTTATAAACCACCCACACCTAGTGGCGGCACAACACCTCCCAATACTGGCGGCACAACACCTCCCAATACTGGCGGCACAACACCTCCCAATGCTGGCGGCACAACACCTCCCAATACTGGCGGCACAACACCTCCCAATACTGGCGGCACAACACCTCCCAATACTGGCGGCACAACACCTCCCAATACTGGCGGCACAACACCTCCCAATACTGGCGGCACAACACCTCCCAATACTGGCGGCACAACACCTCCCAATACTGGCGGCACAACACCTCCCAATACTGGTGGCACAACACCTCCCAATACTGGTGGCACAACACCTCCCAATACTGGTGGCACAACACCTCCCAATACTGGTGGCACAACACCTCCCAATACTGGTGGCACAACACCTCCCAATGCTGGCGGCACAACACCTCCTAATACTGGCGGGATAACACCGCCCAATACTGGCGGGATAACACCTCCCAATGCTGGCGGCACAACACCTCCTAATACTGGCGGGATAACACCTCCCAATGCTGGTGGGATAACACCACCTAATACAGGTGGCACAACACCACCTAATACAGGTGGGATAACACCGCCCAATACTGGCGGGATAACACCGCCCAATACTGGTGAAGGTATAACACTGCCCACACCTAGTAGCGGGATAACATCACCTAATGATGGAGCAGTCAAACCACCCACACCTGGTGAAGGTATAACACCACCTACACCTAGTGGCGGGACAACACCACCTACACCTAGTGGCGGGACAACGCTACCTACACCTGGTGAAGGTATAACACCACCTACACCTAGTGGCGGGACAACACCACCTACACCTGATGGCGGGACAACGCCACCTACACCTGATGGCGGGACAACGCCAACCCCCCAATGA
- the gor gene encoding glutathione-disulfide reductase → MTFDYDLFVIGAGSGGLAASKRAASYGAKVAIAEHDLVGGTCVIRGCVPKKLMVYGSHFPALFSDAAGYGWKVGDAQLDWEHFITSIDKEVKRLSQLHISFLEKAGVTLIPGRASFVDTHTVEVGDRKITADKILIAVGGKPLKPDVPGIEYAITSNEIFLLKEQPKHIAIIGGGYIGTEFAAIMRGLGCQVTQINRQNQILAGFDEDIRTSIQEGMSNHGIRMIPNTLVTAVEPVPEGLKLSLSGENQEPVIADVFLAATGRVPNVDGLSLEHAGIEIVASAEEGHGYGTAKAIAVNKYSQTSQPNIFAVGDVTDRLNLTPVAIGEGRAFADSEFGNNRREFSHHNVPTAIFSNPEAATVGLTEAEAKAKLGDDGVTIFRSRFRPMYYSLTGAQERTMMKLVVDAKTDQVLGAHMVGDYAAEIIQGIAIAVKMGATKKDFDATVGIHPSAAEEFVTMR, encoded by the coding sequence ATGACTTTTGATTACGATCTATTTGTCATTGGTGCTGGTTCTGGAGGTTTAGCAGCTTCTAAACGAGCAGCTAGCTACGGCGCAAAAGTAGCGATCGCAGAACATGATTTAGTCGGCGGAACTTGTGTGATTCGCGGTTGCGTTCCCAAAAAGCTCATGGTCTACGGTTCTCATTTTCCCGCACTGTTCAGTGATGCGGCTGGCTATGGCTGGAAAGTCGGTGATGCTCAATTAGACTGGGAACATTTCATTACTTCTATAGATAAGGAAGTCAAGCGGCTATCTCAACTTCATATCAGCTTTTTAGAAAAAGCTGGTGTCACACTAATTCCTGGTCGAGCTAGTTTCGTAGACACCCATACTGTAGAAGTTGGCGATCGCAAAATTACAGCAGACAAAATTTTAATTGCTGTGGGTGGAAAGCCTCTCAAACCAGATGTACCAGGGATAGAATACGCGATTACCTCTAACGAAATTTTTCTCCTCAAAGAACAACCAAAGCATATAGCAATTATTGGTGGTGGTTACATCGGTACGGAATTTGCTGCGATTATGCGGGGTTTAGGTTGCCAAGTTACACAAATTAATCGCCAAAACCAGATTTTGGCAGGTTTTGATGAAGATATCCGTACTAGTATTCAAGAAGGAATGAGCAACCACGGCATTCGCATGATTCCGAATACCTTGGTAACAGCCGTTGAGCCTGTACCAGAAGGATTAAAGTTGTCTTTATCTGGCGAAAATCAAGAACCAGTGATTGCTGATGTATTTTTAGCCGCAACTGGTCGAGTTCCGAATGTAGATGGACTGAGTTTAGAACATGCTGGAATTGAAATTGTCGCCAGTGCTGAAGAAGGACATGGATATGGAACAGCAAAGGCGATCGCAGTTAATAAATATAGTCAAACTAGTCAACCCAATATTTTTGCGGTTGGCGATGTCACAGATAGGTTAAATTTAACACCAGTTGCTATTGGAGAAGGCCGGGCTTTTGCGGATAGTGAATTTGGCAATAACCGCCGCGAGTTTAGTCATCACAATGTACCTACAGCTATATTTTCCAATCCGGAAGCGGCTACTGTGGGGTTAACGGAAGCTGAGGCTAAGGCAAAACTCGGTGATGATGGCGTGACAATTTTTCGTAGCCGTTTCCGCCCTATGTACTACAGTTTAACGGGTGCCCAAGAAAGAACCATGATGAAGCTGGTAGTCGATGCCAAAACTGACCAAGTTCTAGGCGCTCACATGGTGGGAGACTATGCAGCAGAAATCATTCAAGGTATAGCGATCGCTGTCAAAATGGGCGCAACGAAAAAAGACTTTGATGCTACCGTGGGGATACATCCCTCCGCCGCCGAAGAATTTGTCACAATGCGATAA